The genomic segment CTTCTATGGAAATATTTTGATTATATATAAACATTAAAACCTGATCCGTAAGTTTTATGTTGATCTTCAGTTTAAAATCCAAATTGAACGTCCATTCACAATTTACAGGTTCACCAAAACAAGGCCTCCAAAAGATAATAAATTTGCACAGATGATTTCACCTGACAGAAAAGTAATAGTTACCAGCCACAAAGGTACACATTTGGAAAATCAGTTTTCAATAGTATTAATTTTGATCCCTCAAGATGAAATTCAGGCAGCATGGTGtcggttagtacatctgcctcacattctgtggaccagggttcaaatcccagcttcgcctgtgtggagtttgcatgttccccctgtGGGTGCAttctctccggtttcctcccaaatctcaaaaacatgggtggtaggttaattgaaaactctaaattgcccgtaggtgtgattgtaagtgagaatggttggttgtttgtatgtgccctgtgattggctgacgaacggttcagggggtaccccgcctcctgcccgcagtaagctgggataggctccagcactagggtcgcggcctagtgaggataagcagtacagaaaatgtacaATTGTCCCTGCATTTCATTGCTATTATgtatacttccatccatccatccattttctgaaccgcttctcatcacaagggtcgcgggcgtgctggagcctataccagctatcatcgggcaggaggcggggtacaccctgaactggttgccagccaatcacagggcacatataaacaaacaaccattcacactcacacctaggggcaatttagagtctccaattaattgtgggaggaaaccggagtgcccggggagaacatgcaaactccacacaggcgggactggggattgaaccccggtcctcagaactgtgaggctgacgcgctaaccagtcgtccaccgtgtcgcccatTATGTATACTTGATAACAACAAATtgtatttgaaatcagaagtcatgaaaaataattatgtaaaaatatatgtatatattttttaaaattctaatctGTAAAAAAGTGGGAGTTGCAATTTTGGTACAGCTTTACTGCcagaatgaaaagaacaaatccatttaAAAGACATATGAGCAGACACACTTGAATTGCTTTGCgggccacaaatgtttttttgtggcgGGCCGGATATGGCCCCCGAGCCTTAAACTTGACACACGCTGCAATAAAAACAAGCCACTGCAAAACACGTGTTTAAAAGATTAGCGCTAACTAACCATGATTGAGGATTTAGTCATGAACTTACATACCAAACGAATAAAGCCAAACCCTCGCTCTGGGTTAATGAAAACTTCGGCTGTATTTCCATATTTAGCGAACATATTGACGAATTCCTCCTCGGGTATATCCAGCGGCAGATTCGCAACAAAAAGACGGGAGCGCTGCGTGAATGTTTTCTCGCCTGGCTTCCTAAAACTTGAAATATCAAGCGTCATTTTTTCTTGAACTTGACCGCTTTCCACCGCGACTGCTTCGGCTCCTTCAGCCGCCGGTAACTGCTCAGCCGCCGCCGCTGGACTGTCTTTGTTGGCCAGCGTTCGCTTGTCGTCGGCGGCAGGGGAGTTTGCGCCGCTTTTAGAGGGTTGCGGTGAACTGCTGCATTGCGGGTTTGGTCCCCGTCCATTTTGGTCGGCCATAGTCTGGAAATTATATCGCTTACACAGTTTATATGAGTTGGAAAGACGGCTGGATGAGGACGGAGGACaatttgagttttaaaatgGCGACAGGTGCGCGCGCAACCTTTCACCGGAAGTAAAAGCCGTACTCAGAGATAAATAAACGGctaatcatattgcagcgggtcCTGCCTCAATAATATCCTGATAAAATAGATAAAATCCTGCCTCATAATAACGCGGtacgtactgtatttactttacTACTCAACTTTATTCAAAAAGTATGCTAAGTCCGAATATAACATTATTTGATTATAACATTTTGAGTTAGGATCATATTTGGagattattaaataaataaataaactatattTGTGGCGGTTACATCATAACGTGAAACTTTTGAACTCTATTCTCGCACATTAAAACATTCCATTTTGTTATGGTTTCTTTCGTTGACTTTGGAATTCACAAATTCTAAGAAACAATTATGTGTTTCAATATTACATTATTAGTTAGCAACATATTTCAATAATAAACAGGTCTCATTCCTAATCAATTTAAAAAGGATGAGATGTACTATCTGCATCTCTAAGCTACACTCACGGGAGTCGTAATGACGTCATGCCGTTACAGCTTCATTCATTTCATGTGAGCCGCACGGCACAGATTTGCGTCTCCGAACAGTCCAGTGGTCCGTTTCATGGCTTCATTACAAAGACTTAACCTGGTGAGTTGAGTTTATAACAGGAAGGTTTCATCAattttcatgtgttttaaaaatataaatacatatttaagagGAATGTGTGCAAAACCTACATTTAACTTGGCGAGTAAATTGCGTTGATTGTATTATTTGATAATCATTTAGCaaacaaaatgtactgtacgAGTTTGATAATCTCAGTATTAATTCTATTTGAGTGGATATGCTGTATCAGTATGAAGCATGGCATTAGTGTTGCAGTGGAAGTGTTCAATGTATGTAGCAAAAGGATGCAGCCACTTTTTTTAACAGCAGCCCTATAAATAGTGATTTTAATTATTGAGGTTGTGCAGATAAGTTTGGCTGCATGTTGATGAGGCATCTGTTAATTATTTATACCCAGTTTTGAGAGTTAATGAGATGCTTTACATATTTGCCTCATGCAGTTGACTGTTGACAAAGCCTGTTGACAAGGTCTTATATTTCCTTTTCATGTACATTGTATATACTGTTCATTGTACTTGGGTAACGTACTATATATTAATCAGAGACATGCATCGGTGTGTCACCAACTGCCATGTGTCGACGTGACACAATGCTGGCTctagttcattttcattcatttttttttctcaattggcCTCAATCCAAATACTGTAGCACACTCTTAGAACAATGTTTCCTTAAGATATTATCTTTATCTCTCTACCTATGCTGATCTTTATAGATGTCTAAAGAAAACTGCTATTGTGTTTGATTCTTAAATGTGCACCTGAAGGCAGCATGGCACTGAaagtataataaaaatatatttttttttactaaaatgcTGATACTTTTGACTGATGAAAGAGTCAGAGTATGTCATTGGCATATCGCCGGTGTCGGGCCAAAACAACCTATGTCCGaatttggtcaatttaatatttttttcacaaatcgattcTACTGGTCATTCCTCATGTGGGTATGttaattttacaatttattgaccaatataaagtgttgaaaatggcttgctctgtTTGATGATGCAACAATGTTTGGATCAACAAACATGGGGGGGCGCGGGGGTTCCTGAAAAGTGACGGTTTTGGAGAATTATGGATTCTTTCCAATACCAGCGATATAGTCAATGAAGACATCAATGCAATTTATGAACACAGAATTgcaaatatacaataaatgcatACACTTTACACCATGTGTCGGGATTCTATGCTCAATGCTTCAACTTTTACACTCACAATCTGCAAATGTCAGCTTCTGTTACCAGGAGGACGGAATACTAATTCCGCCCCTTCAGATTCTTTTTATTCCTCAATTGTCTTTTAACTGGGGACCAATGTAACAAGGAGTCATTATACTTAATCCCTACCCTCTCGCTCAAATCAGATTTATACTCCAGGAACGACCAGGCATCAGTCAAACATCTTAAAGTTGGAGAgttaaatttcaaattgtccttTTAGCACCCAGCATATCATTATGGGCTAAACAGTAGCACCAGTACTCTGAGGAGAAGAATGGATCTCTCTGATTTCTGATGAATTAATCTATATTGACCTCTGGTCTTGAGAACACAACTTGTCTTCCAGTTgtgcaaacaacaaaaacaatgggtAAAGAAGGCCCTTTATTTGTTTCTCTCGCAACTGACACCTTCACTGGCCTGATTAAACTGCATAGAGATCCATAAAAGGTAGTACAACAATTGTGTCTGGCGTTGATTTTTATTGGAGCAtgtataatgcaaaaaaaacaacaacaagcattTACAGCAAAACAAGCTACAACATCGCCCGAGGATATAAACTGAGACAGAATCTAAGGGACCTGAAAGGCTGGTCTTAAACAAACACTGATCTCAATTCAGTGGTGAAACCAGGTCATATGGTCAGTATGTAATCATGTCAGTCACATCTCAGTGCATCAAAGCACTAATGCCCGAGAAGGTGCACATATGATCACATTTTAAAAGACTGAGAGGTGAatgtttaaaggtcccatattttaccaaatcaaatgtttctactatttgggatgttatattggctatATGATGCCTCAGtaaatttgaaatatgaattaaaatcgccacgcattcctgagttccaggcGTTTTTCTTCCGAGAGGCCTAAAACCAGGGTActtgaatttctcaagcttatctacgtcactcgtAAAGATCTCCGCCTGcgtctccgctcccgagccagcgctgtcaacaaaacaaatacatgtgCTCTCACAAATGGATCTTCTATATAGAAGCAACCAATCAAGAGGAAAGGGAGCTTAgcaaaatatggacaaagcagaaacaaaactgggtcaaacagaagtagctgtcagaggggccttttctggacacacatatgacaaaaccaaggtgttttttaaaaatgaaattgatgCTTTTATACTATGTCcgtgttagagagtcactctatggaggtctaaatagctaaaatatgggacctttacaCACCTACATCATCTACTTATTTTCCTTTCGTCCTTGTCCCGTTAGGGatcgccacagtgtgtcatccttttccatccatccatccattttctgagccgcttctcctctctagggtcgcgggcgtgctggagcctatcccagctgtcaacgggcaggaggcggggtacaccctgagctggttgccagccaatcacagggcacatagaatcaaacaaccattcgcactcacagtcatgcctacgggcaatttagagtctccaattaatgcatgtttttgggatgtgggaggaaaccggaggtcccatattttaccaatatatatatatatatatatatatatatatatatatatatatatatatatatatatacacacacacacacacatacatacatgtggCGGAATAATTTGAAGGCTAGGTGCAGGATGTacttattattgttatcattaataaggaagtggcaattccgcCGAATGggcactgcatggaataagggggCTTGGTGATTATATAGTGGGGGCTGGTCGACTGATGCTGTTCCCTGGTGACGTCAGCGTGACCCTGTTTTATCCCTGCCCAAAAAAATGAGAAGGTGAAAGAGTTTTAAGCTAtacctcaacaattcagtactaaattgttttcagtctttgcacacattttcagcacttaaccttcaaacatattcactgtatttagaaacaaaacatgtaaatgagcaacagtggacgactggttagcacatgtgcctcgcagttctgagcacctgaattcaaatccggccctgcctctgtggactttgcatgttctcccagtgcctgcgtgggttttctccggggactccgatttcctcccacatcccaaaaacatgcatggaaaacatgcatggtaggttaattgaagactctaaattgcccgtaggtgtgaatgtgagtgcaaatggttgtttgtttatatgtgccctgcgattgactggcgaccagttcagggtgtacccagcctctcaactagagtcagctgggataggttccagcacaccctcgaccctaatgaggacaaggaatacagaaaatggatggatggacacgtAAATGATTTGTGTTCGTCTTTAAAGTGATTCCAACAAATTCTGGAGATGGATGTAGAGTTCTGTGTGCAAGAAgctctatttttatatttgcatAAAAACGCCAGCTGTACCACAAAAACAGATAATTTCAGTGTTGCCCGAAAAATagattatttcagttttaaaCAAACAGATGCACAAACAATGGATTAAACAACCAGCTAAGGATGgtattttctcttctcttcctcAGGGTTGACTCAGCTACTTATTTACATGCATGAACATATTTCGGATCAGTGATGGAGCCCTGGCCAACAGTGGCCCACATCCTATTGATGATGAGCAGCATTGCAGATTGGCTGCGGATGGTCCAGATGCGGGATTTCACCATAAAGGACATCATTCACCTACACCCTTCAAGTAGGTgcatgcaccaaacagcagagCAGATGGTTTTAAAGTGTGGGACAATGAACCTGCCCCAATGGGGCCACCCCTATAATCCAGTAGCAACAATTTCACACCAAAATAATATCGCTACTTCTTGTATTAACATCTTACCAgcccttgttttttgttttgtttttctggggTTTTCTTTACCTTTAAGAATATTATCTTCTTAGCAGCTTTTGAAAggcattttctttatttctttcagGCTGCTGGGGAGGCGCCTCAGACTTTGAAACCAACTGCTTGCCATCATTTTATCGTATTATGTTACCACTTGCATGCACTGGGCCCTGTGTGCCCTCTTGTGAGCTTATTATTCATCATGAACATACATTCAAATGCACTCAAATGATCTGAAATGCAGTGAATGACCATAATAATCACCAGTTGCTCATACTGTTCTCATTAAGATGGAAGCATAGCATTGTCCAAATGTCTTAGTAAGGTGAAGTTGAAGATTCATGAGAACTAATTTCTGTCTGGCCTCCACAGCAACACCTCATCCTCGGGGATTCAAGTGCTTCACATGTCAAGACGCTGCAGATAATTACGAGTGTAATCGCTGGGCGCCAGATGTATACTGTCCAAAAGGTATCATTGAATGTTATAACacttttttcaagaacaaactGTACGTACATACAAGTAGATGAGTGGTAAGACGTCAGGGCCAGGATGCCCTTCTCTACTGGCCTAAAGACAATCAGAAGCACTAAcctaaaagtttttttaattttggtctCAATAGTCAATTCTTTTCATTTCAGAGCATTTAATCTGGCTCCAGTGCTTGAAGTACATGTACACTATgtggatttaattttttttgtccaattagatttcagcctctacgtGCTGCCTTGTCGATCTCATCTGCACTCATCTTCAGAATCAGTAACACCAGCCTATGTAATGTAAACTGTATTAGCAATGGAACTGTTtatttaaccaatcagatttcaaattggcCTCAGAAGGCCATGTAGCTGACTCACAataacatcagcattt from the Phycodurus eques isolate BA_2022a chromosome 1, UOR_Pequ_1.1, whole genome shotgun sequence genome contains:
- the lypd6 gene encoding ly6/PLAUR domain-containing protein 6 isoform X2, which produces MEPWPTVAHILLMMSSIADWLRMVQMRDFTIKDIIHLHPSTTPHPRGFKCFTCQDAADNYECNRWAPDVYCPKDTRYCYAVHMMDHLGDSVSVSKRCVTL
- the lypd6 gene encoding ly6/PLAUR domain-containing protein 6 isoform X1, which codes for MEPWPTVAHILLMMSSIADWLRMVQMRDFTIKDIIHLHPSTTPHPRGFKCFTCQDAADNYECNRWAPDVYCPKDTRYCYAVHMMDHLGDSVSVSKRCVTLCKFDKSF